In Pseudomonas grandcourensis, the DNA window TGGGTGCGATCGTATTCGTGATTGGGCAGGAACTGCGCCAGGTATCGGGCGCGGATCAGCGTGTAGACCGCTCGCTGTTTGCCCGCCAGGCGCTCGAGGTTCTTTGCCGCAGCGGTGGGGATGATGCCGTGGTGCGCGCTGACCTTGGCATCGTTCCAGGCCCGTGAGCGCCGTTGCGGATCAAGGTGATCGTGCAAGGCGTGCAACGCCGGATCGGCCTGGCGCAACGCCGCCAGAATGGCCGGTGCCTCGCTGTGCTGACTGAGGGGCAAGTAGCCGCAATCACTGCGCGGATAGGTAATGACCTTGTGGGTTTCGTACAGCGCCTGGGCGATGTCCAGGGTTTCCTGAGCGCCGAGGCCGAGCTTCTTCGAGCAGACCTCCTGCAGGGTGCCCAGGTCGAACGGCAGCGGGGCCACTTCGCGCATCCGTTCGGTGCGCAGCTTGATCACCCGCGCACTGGCCGCGCCGCTCATGGCGGCCGCCGCTTGTTGTGCCAGCGCCTGGTTCAGGCAGCGGTCCTGATCGTCGCAAAGCTCCGATGCCGCGCGCCATTGAGCGGTGAACGCGGTGCCGTTGTGCCGCAGTTGCACGTCGATGGCCCAATAGGGGACGGGCACAAAGTCGGCGATGCTGCGATCGCGATCCACCACCAGACGCAAGGTCGGCGTTTGCACCCGGCCCACCGGCAACACGCCTTGATAGCCAGACTGGCGCCCCAGCAAGGTGAACAGCCGACTCATGTTCATGCCGATAAGCCAGTCGGCCCGGGAGCGCCCCAGAGCCGAGTGATAGAGGCTGAAGGTCTCGTTCCCCGGTTTGAGGGCCGCGAGGGCCTTGCGGATGGAGGCATCGTCCAGTGCCGACAACCAGAGACGGCGGATCGGCCCGCGATAGCGGCAATGTTCCACCAGTTCCCGGGCGATCATCTCGCCCTCGCGGTCGGCGTCCGTGGCAATGATCAGTTCGGACGCTTCACCGAGCAGGCGCTTGACCGCCTTGTACTGGCTGGCGGTGCGCGGCTTGACGGTCATTTTCCATTTATCGGGAATGATCGGCAGGTCGGCCAGCACCCAGCGCTTGTAGCGCGCGTCGTAGGCATCCGGCGGTGCGGTTTCCAGCAGGTGGCCGATGCACCAGGTCACCGTGACGTCCGTTCCCAGCCAGCAGCCATCGCCCCGGCGCCGGGCGCCGAGGACTGCCGCAATGTCTTTGGCCTGGGAAGGTTTTTCACAGAGGTACAGCCGCATAACCACCATCGTCGATCAATATGCCAAGGGTGCACAGAATGGCGCTTGATGGGCGATGGAGCAATCTTTATCTGTATGGATGTACAGCTTGGTGTGTCGCACCCGTTCGGCTGCGAAGCCGTCGCGAGGGTAAAACTTGGGTTATACCTGATAAATCGTGGTTTCAGGTTTTGGGGCTGCTGCGCAGCCCATCGCAGGCAAGCCACGCTCCCACAAGCGATTTGCAGGTCCATCACCGTCATGAGGAACGTTTTCCATGAAAAGCTCCGGTCCTAGTCCTGTCATCACCATCGCCGAGCAGCCTGGCTGTCTGCTGGTGAGATTTCACGGCATTCAAGTGGCCGCCTCGGCGCGGGCCCTGGTGTTGCTGGAGGCCAACTACCCGCCGGTGTACTACGTGCCGCGAGAGGACATCGACGAGAAGTAT includes these proteins:
- a CDS encoding DNA topoisomerase III, with amino-acid sequence MRLYLCEKPSQAKDIAAVLGARRRGDGCWLGTDVTVTWCIGHLLETAPPDAYDARYKRWVLADLPIIPDKWKMTVKPRTASQYKAVKRLLGEASELIIATDADREGEMIARELVEHCRYRGPIRRLWLSALDDASIRKALAALKPGNETFSLYHSALGRSRADWLIGMNMSRLFTLLGRQSGYQGVLPVGRVQTPTLRLVVDRDRSIADFVPVPYWAIDVQLRHNGTAFTAQWRAASELCDDQDRCLNQALAQQAAAAMSGAASARVIKLRTERMREVAPLPFDLGTLQEVCSKKLGLGAQETLDIAQALYETHKVITYPRSDCGYLPLSQHSEAPAILAALRQADPALHALHDHLDPQRRSRAWNDAKVSAHHGIIPTAAAKNLERLAGKQRAVYTLIRARYLAQFLPNHEYDRTQADFDCAGEALRAVGKQIIEPGWKRALPEALAPAKGREAPAPQTLPNLAEGIDCAVAGVQFKDLWTQPPKPFTEGDLIKAMKNVAKLVEDPLLKQKLKDTTGIGTEATRASIIQGLLDRGYLVKNGKALAATPAAFSLIDAVPRAIADPGTTAIWEQALDMVQSGEMSLEEFVTKQAAWMSKQVSRCAGLSLTISGPPPGGSAAAPWKKKRKGTPRKAASGTKRRAKPASKT